Within the Flavobacteriales bacterium genome, the region AGACATATTCACCTCCGGGTAAAGTATCCTTGTTTTCCTTTTGGAATCCGTAAAAGTTATACACGTAGGGGTTGTCAAAAGCATTTTGCCACGTGATTCCGCTGTCGACCGAGAACTCAAGAATCCCTCCATCAAACCCTTGGTCCATATCCAGTTTCTGCATCCACTGAAGCGCAAGTACCGAGTTGCCTAAAAAGGTAGTCGGCGGCAGGGTGTACATAAAACTTGAATGGTTGTTGGTCGGATAGGGATGGATGGTGTCCGTCATGATGGCGTTGGGCACGGTGGAGGGCTTGTTAAAAATCGTTTTCTGAGGAGGTCCTATCTGCCATATGTTGGATGCGGAGGTATCCATTACTATGATGATGGAATTGGTGGCGGATGTGTCCGCTCCGTCAAAATATTGGGTGAGAACATAACCCTGGCCGAAAAGGCAAAAGGGTGCAACAAGGCACACCAGAAATGTAGAGATGAATTTCATGTGTATAAGGTTTTACAGAGGGGCGTCAACTTGTAAGTGGCACCACTTGACCTGATGCCGAATAATCATCGCCAATATATCATATATATTATACAAAGTAAAGAGGCGTGTGTGGAATTTGATAATTTGAAAATGTGTCAATTTGAAAATGAAAGCATCCCGTTGAATGCTCCATCTCAATGCCGCAATTCCTACCTTGCGACTAAAGACTTGGGACTGGCGACTTAGGACCTTAGCTTCATGGCTTCCGCGATGGCACGTTCATGATCGTGGCTGCTGTTTTCCAGCGCTGCGATGATGCTTTGTCGCTCACCTTCCTTTTTGTTCTGGCTGAGTTTGTTCTTCGCCTGAATTTCAGTCACCGTGATCCGGAACGCCACAATTCCATTCAGCATTTTTCTTTTGTAATCATCGGGCAATCGGTCCCATTGTGCTTTGTACCCCGGATCGGTCTCCATGATCATCGCTTCCAGGTCGGTTGTTGATTCGCTGGCATCTGTCAGGAGTGCTGCCTGACCGTATGCGTGTACGGATATATAATTCCAGGTAGGTACGTTCATCTCGCGTTCGTAATGTTTGGGTGAGATGTACGCGTGCGGTTCGGTGAAGATCACCAGCACAGGGTTGTTCTTCAATTGCATCCATTGCGGGTTCGCCTTTGAAAGGTGTGATGAGAGCACAAGGTCATCCCCGTTCTCCTTGATTGTGAACGGCACATGGGTGGCACTTGGCATGTTGTTGTCAACCGTCACCAGGGTGGCGAAGTTGTGTGCGCGCATGAATTGGAGCACTTCTTCCCTGTCGGTGTTCAGGTAGTGTTTCGGGATATACATATTGAGCGGGATTGTTTGTGCCAGCGACACTGCAGACAGGTTATTGCAAGCGCTG harbors:
- a CDS encoding T9SS type A sorting domain-containing protein, yielding MKFISTFLVCLVAPFCLFGQGYVLTQYFDGADTSATNSIIIVMDTSASNIWQIGPPQKTIFNKPSTVPNAIMTDTIHPYPTNNHSSFMYTLPPTTFLGNSVLALQWMQKLDMDQGFDGGILEFSVDSGITWQNAFDNPYVYNFYGFQKENKDTLPGGEYVFSGTDTTWRNIWLCFETSWMTQQTDSLKVRFTFTSDSIEQNREGWMIDNLISSITLFHTVNEKKPEQYMRISPSPTTGRIFIDVEKLDEFHIIEQIELISLNGQVVQTWGPAPIKFYVDINSHPNGVYFLKVRTNKKTELYKVVLQHE
- a CDS encoding FMN-binding negative transcriptional regulator; this encodes MYIPKHYLNTDREEVLQFMRAHNFATLVTVDNNMPSATHVPFTIKENGDDLVLSSHLSKANPQWMQLKNNPVLVIFTEPHAYISPKHYEREMNVPTWNYISVHAYGQAALLTDASESTTDLEAMIMETDPGYKAQWDRLPDDYKRKMLNGIVAFRITVTEIQAKNKLSQNKKEGERQSIIAALENSSHDHERAIAEAMKLRS